One genomic segment of Carassius carassius chromosome 21, fCarCar2.1, whole genome shotgun sequence includes these proteins:
- the LOC132097643 gene encoding adenosine receptor A2b-like: MLNNVFDVSYMILELLIALLSVLGNVLVCWAVGLNSNLQSITNFFVVSLAVADIAVGVLAIPFSILISTGFCASFYGCLFIACFVLVLTQSSIFSLLAIAIDRYIAIKIPLRYNSLVTGQRARGIIAICWVLSVIIGLTPMLGWHKARSEEALNSTCPPGMMECLFEQVVVMDYMVYFNFFACVLVPLLLMLAIYLRIFMAARHQLKCIESKAVPYELKSRSTLQKEVHAAKSLAIIVGLFAVCWLPLHIINCFTLFCPKCARPPILVMYLAIILSHANSVVNPFIYAYRIREFRYTFRKIVRYHILGRQEPLSCNGSTRTLARTSVADSLRIKVNGLVRDLYPEQSSTTSSCESAEPGHTHRPVTTENSVLDNQPMELTKAHRHLGLRHPESPLTGNNEGVACRKHTLLDITDGKDPSSPLHVESALYLQGTVELTEVS, encoded by the exons ATGCTGAACAATGTCTTTGACGTGTCGTACATGATTCTGGAGCTGCTGATTGCCCTGCTCTCGGTCCTGGGCAACGTGTTGGTCTGCTGGGCAGTGGGCCTCAATAGCAACCTCCAGAGCATCACCAACTTCTTTGTTGTTTCGCTGGCCGTGGCAGACATCGCAGTGGGTGTGCTGGCCATTCCCTTTTCCATCTTGATTAGCACTGGATTCTGTGCCAGTTTCTACGGTTGTCTGTTCATCGCCTGCTTTGTCCTGGTGCTGACCCAGAGCTCCATATTTAGTCTTCTAGCCATTGCCATCGACCGCTACATTGCTATCAAGATCCCGCTAAG ATACAACAGCCTAGTAACCGGGCAGCGTGCCAGAGGCATCATAGCGATCTGCTGGGTTCTGTCGGTTATCATCGGTCTAACACCCATGTTAGGCTGGCACAAAGCCCGCTCAGAAGAGGCCCTCAACAGCACCTGTCCACCCGGTATGATGGAGTGTTTGTTTGAGCAGGTGGTGGTCATGGACTACATGGTTTACTTCAACTTCTTCGCCTGCGTGCTGGTGCCATTGCTCCTCATGCTGGCCATTTACCTACGGATCTTCATGGCCGCACGCCACCAACTCAAATGCATTGAGTCCAAAGCCGTACCCTATGAGCTCAAGTCCCGCTCCACCCTGCAGAAAGAGGTCCACGCCGCAAAATCTCTGGCGATTATCGTTGGCCTGTTCGCAGTTTGCTGGTTGCCGCTGCACATCATCAACTGTTTCACTCTGTTTTGTCCAAAGTGTGCACGGCCACCAATTCTTGTCATGTACCTAGCTATAATTCTCTCGCACGCAAACTCAGTCGTGAACCCATTCATTTACGCCTACCGCATACGTGAATTCAGATACACTTTTCGGAAGATCGTACGCTATCACATTTTGGGTAGACAAGAGCCTCTTTCTTGCAACGGAAGCACCCGTACCTTAGCCCGAACGAGTGTGGCGGATTCGCTCCGGATTAAAGTCAACGGCTTGGTGCGAGACCTCTACCCCGAACAGAGCAGCACCACCAGCAGCTGTGAAAGTGCTGAGCCCGgccacacacacagacctgttaCGACGGAAAACTCCGTATTAGATAACCAGCCTATGGAGCTCACTAAAGCTCACAGACATCTGGGACTGAGGCATCCAGAGTCACCGCTCACTGGGAATAATGAGGGCGTTGCATGCAGGAAACATACCCTACTTGACATTACTGATGGGAAGGATCCATCCTCGCCGCTTCATGTTGAATCAGCTCTGTACCTACAAGGTACAGTTGAACTCACAGAGGTTTCCTAA